In one Choloepus didactylus isolate mChoDid1 chromosome 1, mChoDid1.pri, whole genome shotgun sequence genomic region, the following are encoded:
- the LOC119528703 gene encoding cathelicidin-related peptide Pt_CRAMP2-like yields MRSIGVAVLLLLLGLKWAEPTSLTKDTSLSQAEALDVAINVYNNQKEEDHAFRILDALPQADWDPTLSKPQSLFFTIKETECKIVENLNLDQCPFKDNGQVKNCRVLFKVGEKGLSMENSCEPLSSTGPVRARRGLKKAFKKIKKNLKKLIPKKPIMIPFSKTF; encoded by the exons ATGAGAAGCATTGGAGTGGctgtgctgctgctgctcctgggtCTGAAATGGGCTGAGCCTACCTCCCTCACCAAGGACACCAGCCTGAGCCAAGCTGAGGCCCTGGATGTGGCCATCAATGTCTACAACAACCAAAAGGAGGAGGACCATGCTTTCCGCATTCTGGATGCTCTGCCCCAGGCAGACTGG GACCCAACATTATCAAAACCACAGTCACTGTTCTTCACCATCAAAGAGACAGAGTGCAAGATAGTGGAGAACCTCAACCTTGACCAGTGTCCCTTCAAGGACAATGGG CAAGTGAAGAACTGCCGGGTACTCTTCAAGGTTGGTGAGAAAGGCCTCAGCATGGAGAACAGCTGTGAACCCCTGAGTTCTACAGGG CCTGTGAGAGCACGCAGAGGCCTCAAAAAAGCCttcaagaagataaagaaaaacctCAAAAAGCTGATTCCAAAGAAGCCCATCATGATTCCATTTTCCAAGACGTTCTGA